A section of the Macadamia integrifolia cultivar HAES 741 chromosome 9, SCU_Mint_v3, whole genome shotgun sequence genome encodes:
- the LOC122088736 gene encoding pentatricopeptide repeat-containing protein At2g20540-like, with the protein MNRTNCHSLLQKCGNLEQLKQVHAQVITQGLHHLQHIACKILNNYTKFNKSVEAHKVFNQIKNPDIISWTCLISLYLQVDQPCKALAVFSELICTGHRPDSFSIVGALSACGRKQDLSHGKMVHGMIFRCDLGSDPIVGNAVIDMYSRNARIEAALLVFLDMEIKDVGSWTSMLHGYVKCNDLKSARLVFDKMPQRNSISWTAMISGYIRAGNPIQALELFQKMKSEGDDPPNATTIVAVLSACADIGALDLGRSIHSYISKTNLNSEDITLCNALLDMYSKSGILDWGAKIFHEMPKKDLFSWTTMISGFAFHGDGNSAIQVFCEMLRTGVSPNEVTFVALLSACSHAGLAEEGQRLFHRMSQIYGLEPKIEHYGCMVDLLARAGLVEEAEKLIGEMQTDPDAVIWRSLLSACLVQGNVKLAQMAGKKVIELESEDDGVYVLLGNMYCSANRREEALKTRKMMKDQNVKKKPGCSWIEVNGVVHEFVAGAKMHCLHTDIYFILEGIAKQLKLGSSRYRYEYDG; encoded by the coding sequence ATGAACCGAACCAACTGCCATTCTCTACTGCAAAAGTGTGGAAACTTAGAGCAGCTCAAGCAGGTCCATGCCCAAGTGATAACACAAGGGCTCCACCATCTTCAACATATTGCCTGTAAAATCCTAAACAACTACACCAAATTCAACAAATCAGTTGAAGCTCACAAGGTCTTCAATCAGATAAAGAACCCAGATATAATATCTTGGACCTGTCTCATCTCTCTATACTTGCAAGTTGATCAACCGTGCAAAGCACTTGCAGTCTTTTCGGAGTTGATCTGCACGGGTCATAGACCTGATAGCTTTTCAATTGTGGGAGCTCTCTCGGCTTGTGGGAGAAAACAAGATCTAAGCCATGGAAAGATGGTTCATGGGATGATCTTCAGGTGTGATTTGGGTTCTGACCCAATAGTTGGTAATGCGGTGATCGATATGTATAGCAGAAATGCAAGAATTGAAGCAGCCCTGTTGGTTTTCTTGGATATGGAAATCAAAGATGTTGGTTCATGGACTAGTATGCTTCATGGGTATGTTAAGTGCAATGACTTGAAATCTGCTCGCTTGGTTTTCGATAAAATGCCGCAGAGGAACTCAATCTCTTGGACTGCAATGATCAGCGGTTATATCCGCGCAGGGAACCCAATTCAGGCATTAGAACTGTTTCAGAAAATGAAATCGGAGGGAGATGATCCTCCTAATGCGACGACAATTGTAGCTGTTCTTTCTGCTTGTGCAGATATTGGGGCTTTGGATCTTGGCAGATCTATCCACAGTTATATCAGCAAAACCAATCTGAATTCAGAGGATATTACCTTGTGCAATGCTCTACTGGATATGTATTCAAAGAGTGGGATCCTCGATTGGGGTGCAAAGATATTCCATGAGATGCCCAAGAAGGACTTATTTTCATGGACAACTATGATTTCAGGATTTGCTTTTCATGGGGATGGGAACAGTGCTATTCAGGTCTTCTGTGAAATGTTAAGAACGGGGGTGAGCCCAAATGAGGTGACATTTGTTGCTCTTTTATCTGCTTGTAGCCATGCAGGACTTGCTGAAGAGGGTCAAAGATTGTTCCACAGAATGAGCCAAATCTATGGTCTTGAACCCAAGATTGAGCATTATGGATGTATGGTAGATCTTCTAGCTCGTGCCGGCTTGGTTGAAGAAGCAGAAAAGTTGATTGGAGAGATGCAAACTGACCCAGATGCTGTGATTTGGAGATCATTATTAAGTGCTTGCTTAGTTCAAGGGAATGTTAAATTAGCTCAAATGGCAGGAAAGAAGGTCATAGAATTAGAATCAGAGGATGATGGGGTGTATGTACTTCTGGGGAACATGTACTGTTCGGCCAATAGGCGGGAAGAAGCATTGAAGACaagaaagatgatgaaagaTCAGAATGTTAAGAAGAAACCTGGTTGTAGCTGGATTGAAGTTAATGGTGTTGTTCATGAATTTGTTGCTGGAGCTAAGATGCATTGCCTTCACACTGACATCTACTTCATTTTAGAAGGTATTGCCAAGCAATTGAAACTGGGGTCTAGCCGCTACCGTTATGAGTACGATGGATGA